The Opitutaceae bacterium genome has a window encoding:
- a CDS encoding iron-containing alcohol dehydrogenase: protein MNPIILQQPRRILFGSDTFKQTPAEVDLVGGRRVFVVTTGFLLEQARSLVADLRAQDIAAEIFSGIEIEPDIGLFKQVLEAGRTFDFDTVVGLGGGSVLDVAKLVAAFRTGSAAVEEAFGIGLLKGRSAGLICIPTTSGTGSEVSPNAILLDPSDRLKKGVVSPFLVPDTAIIDPLLTVSVPPAITAATGLDAMVHCMEAYANLHAHPTVDLYALEGIRRIAPNLLRAVKDGQDLEARGSLSLGSLYGGLCLGPVNTAAVHALSYPLGGEFHVPHGVSNTLLLPHVFRFNLEAAPDRYATIARTLGVTDQGSDHATASAGIDRLVELSVACGLPQHLREVGVKESDLPHLADESMKVTRLLKNNPRPMTRDDAESIFRAAW, encoded by the coding sequence GTGAATCCCATCATCCTCCAGCAACCCAGGCGCATCCTTTTCGGATCGGATACATTCAAACAGACCCCGGCCGAGGTCGATCTGGTCGGCGGCAGGCGGGTTTTCGTCGTGACGACCGGCTTTCTCCTCGAACAGGCAAGAAGCCTGGTCGCCGATCTGCGGGCCCAAGACATTGCCGCCGAGATCTTTTCCGGGATTGAGATCGAGCCCGATATCGGACTCTTCAAGCAGGTTCTTGAAGCCGGCCGGACCTTTGACTTCGATACGGTGGTCGGCCTGGGCGGTGGCAGCGTTCTCGATGTGGCCAAGCTGGTCGCTGCCTTCCGGACGGGTTCAGCAGCAGTGGAGGAGGCTTTCGGTATCGGACTGCTCAAGGGCCGCAGCGCCGGCCTCATCTGCATTCCGACCACCTCGGGCACCGGCAGCGAGGTCTCCCCGAACGCCATTCTTCTCGATCCGTCCGATCGCCTGAAGAAGGGCGTGGTCAGTCCCTTCCTTGTGCCCGACACTGCGATCATCGACCCGTTGCTCACCGTCAGCGTTCCGCCGGCCATCACGGCCGCAACCGGACTCGACGCCATGGTTCATTGCATGGAGGCCTACGCCAACCTTCACGCGCACCCGACGGTCGACCTCTATGCCCTCGAGGGCATCCGCCGGATTGCCCCGAATCTGCTGCGGGCGGTCAAGGACGGACAGGATCTCGAGGCCCGCGGCTCCCTCTCTCTCGGCAGCCTCTATGGCGGACTCTGTCTTGGTCCGGTGAATACGGCCGCCGTTCATGCCCTGTCCTACCCCCTGGGCGGCGAGTTTCATGTCCCCCATGGCGTCTCCAACACCCTTCTCCTCCCCCATGTCTTCCGCTTCAACCTCGAGGCGGCGCCCGACCGTTACGCCACGATCGCCCGGACCCTCGGCGTGACCGATCAGGGCTCGGACCACGCCACCGCTTCGGCCGGCATCGATCGGCTGGTCGAGCTGTCCGTCGCCTGCGGCCTGCCCCAACATCTCCGCGAAGTCGGGGTCAAGGAATCGGATCTGCCCCACCTCGCCGATGAGTCGATGAAGGTGACCCGTCTCCTGAAGAACAACCCCAGACCGATGACCCGCGATGATGCCGAATCCATTTTCCGCGCGGCCTGGTGA
- a CDS encoding sodium/solute symporter (Members of the Solute:Sodium Symporter (SSS), TC 2.A.21 as described in tcdb.org, catalyze solute:Na+ symport. Known solutes for members of the family include sugars, amino acids, nucleosides, inositols, vitamins, urea or anions, depending on the system.), which produces MKLSVLDILIVLIYLVGIAGIGLYVSRGMRTTRKFFTADRSIPAWAVTFTLMATIVGSGTFVGHPGTAYGKGMILFLPHMLLPIVLIIVSVWIVPFYRRVVQMSAYEYVGQRFGLASRIYTSFGFLADRVFDLGVTLVTTGIALYVFTGWKPIYVILGIGIFTLVYTMIGGITAVAWTNVAQGIILSSGALLILGRVLFAPEIGDPMGIIRSSWEAGKYSFGSWEFSWRMLFDKETTTIWIFFFAYFIQWSRRYVTDQHIVQHYLIAKSDKAASRGAFLGALSCLPIFFTFMFIGASFYGFFDLLPGDAGPVKPDEVMPYFLSHYIPSGVLGLILAAILAAAMSSVSADLNSIATVLTTDYFGNILPKASDKIRLIFGRFMVVAGGLLASTIAILLLPKDGSEPLMQRAITIATIISGGTLGLFCLGFLTRKATRTGAYAGIAACVLFTTWALLSKSGSDGSRIVDFGFNWEMNTILIGVFGHFVLFITGYLVSRIFGGYLPENVAQLTIRELHVRRLEGEIPKSPLSE; this is translated from the coding sequence ATGAAACTCAGCGTCCTCGATATCCTCATCGTCCTGATCTACCTGGTCGGCATCGCCGGGATCGGTCTCTACGTGTCCCGCGGCATGCGCACGACGCGCAAGTTCTTCACAGCCGATCGATCCATCCCGGCCTGGGCGGTCACCTTCACCCTGATGGCGACCATTGTGGGAAGCGGAACCTTCGTCGGGCATCCCGGGACAGCCTACGGAAAGGGCATGATCCTCTTCCTGCCCCATATGCTTCTGCCGATCGTCCTGATCATCGTGTCGGTCTGGATCGTTCCCTTCTACCGCCGGGTCGTCCAGATGAGCGCCTACGAATACGTCGGCCAACGCTTTGGTCTGGCCAGCCGCATCTACACCTCATTCGGATTCCTGGCCGACCGGGTCTTCGACCTCGGAGTGACCCTGGTGACGACCGGGATCGCGCTCTACGTCTTCACCGGCTGGAAGCCCATCTACGTCATCCTCGGGATCGGGATTTTCACCTTGGTCTATACCATGATCGGCGGGATCACGGCGGTGGCCTGGACCAACGTGGCCCAGGGCATCATCCTCTCGAGCGGAGCCCTCCTCATCCTCGGTCGCGTCCTCTTCGCCCCGGAAATCGGCGATCCCATGGGCATCATCCGGAGTTCCTGGGAAGCCGGGAAATATTCCTTCGGATCATGGGAATTCTCCTGGCGCATGCTCTTTGACAAGGAAACCACCACCATCTGGATCTTCTTCTTCGCCTATTTCATCCAGTGGAGCCGGCGCTACGTCACCGACCAGCACATCGTCCAGCACTACCTCATCGCCAAGTCCGACAAGGCGGCCAGCCGGGGCGCCTTTCTCGGCGCGCTTTCCTGCCTGCCGATCTTTTTCACCTTCATGTTCATCGGCGCCAGCTTCTACGGCTTCTTCGACCTTCTCCCGGGAGACGCCGGCCCGGTCAAGCCGGACGAGGTCATGCCGTATTTTCTTTCCCACTACATTCCGAGCGGCGTGCTCGGCCTCATCCTCGCCGCCATCCTCGCCGCCGCCATGTCCTCGGTCAGCGCCGATCTGAACAGCATCGCCACTGTCCTGACCACCGACTACTTCGGCAACATCCTCCCGAAAGCTTCCGACAAAATCCGGCTCATTTTCGGACGGTTCATGGTGGTGGCCGGCGGTCTGCTCGCCTCCACCATCGCGATCCTTCTGCTGCCCAAGGACGGTTCCGAGCCCCTCATGCAACGCGCGATCACCATCGCCACCATCATCTCGGGGGGCACCCTCGGCCTCTTCTGCCTCGGCTTCCTGACCCGAAAAGCCACCCGGACCGGTGCCTATGCCGGCATCGCGGCCTGTGTCCTCTTCACCACCTGGGCCCTCCTCTCCAAGTCCGGCAGTGATGGAAGCCGTATTGTGGACTTCGGCTTCAACTGGGAGATGAACACCATCCTGATCGGCGTCTTCGGGCACTTTGTTCTCTTCATCACCGGCTACCTCGTCAGCCGGATTTTCGGTGGATACCTGCCGGAGAACGTCGCCCAACTGACCATCCGGGAACTCCATGTCAGGCGCCTGGAAGGTGAAATCCCCAAGTCACCGCTGAGTGAGTGA
- a CDS encoding fumarylacetoacetate hydrolase family protein has protein sequence MHIHRSLRLTISLILFAMTLPLQADTYCRFEHHGAINYGRVDGPAVQELSAAPWAGGESTGTTYALDDVRLLAPSEPQLIAGLAQSYRNAWPEGNEPPAVRWFVKPPGAAAAPDAPLVLPDYLDELKVEVELVIVIGRTVKNASPGEAASAIFGYTMGNDVVGQVSSFQTLTGDSTDRTETVLAPALKGGDGFAPFGPFIRTGIDWRDHAKTIEVLSADPARATIDRTNTSSLIYSPEKIVSDLSKVMTLRPGDIIFSGTNKSYPVRAGDRVNLSIEGVGAFTTVIQ, from the coding sequence ATGCACATCCACCGGTCACTCCGACTCACGATCAGTCTTATTCTCTTCGCCATGACCCTGCCACTCCAGGCCGATACCTACTGCCGCTTCGAGCACCACGGTGCGATCAACTATGGCCGGGTTGATGGTCCTGCGGTTCAGGAACTCTCAGCGGCGCCCTGGGCGGGAGGTGAATCCACCGGCACCACTTACGCCCTCGACGATGTGCGCCTGCTCGCGCCCAGCGAGCCGCAGCTCATTGCCGGCCTCGCTCAATCCTACCGCAATGCCTGGCCTGAAGGCAATGAGCCGCCGGCCGTCCGTTGGTTCGTCAAGCCGCCGGGAGCCGCCGCCGCACCCGACGCGCCTCTCGTCCTGCCCGACTACCTCGACGAGCTCAAGGTCGAGGTGGAGCTGGTCATCGTCATCGGCCGGACCGTGAAAAACGCCTCTCCCGGCGAAGCTGCGTCGGCAATTTTCGGGTACACCATGGGCAATGATGTCGTCGGCCAGGTCAGTTCCTTCCAGACCCTGACCGGCGATTCAACGGACCGCACGGAAACCGTCCTCGCCCCGGCCCTGAAGGGCGGTGACGGCTTCGCCCCCTTCGGTCCTTTCATCCGCACGGGCATCGACTGGCGCGACCACGCCAAGACGATCGAGGTTCTCTCCGCAGACCCCGCGCGCGCAACGATCGACCGGACCAATACCTCCTCCCTTATCTACTCCCCCGAGAAGATCGTCAGCGACCTTTCCAAGGTCATGACCCTCAGGCCCGGCGACATCATTTTCTCCGGCACCAACAAGTCCTATCCCGTGCGCGCCGGCGACCGGGTCAACCTGTCCATCGAAGGTGTCGGTGCCTTCACCACTGTCATCCAATGA
- a CDS encoding TonB-dependent receptor: MNTRSTSRLFALGVLALATCLPSYAGDIVGRVKDANTDGYLPGVDVKVTGTNRTATTDREGRFRIGNLPAGNYNVSAEFIGYDPVSQTVSVPNVGTTTADITLGSEVIQLAEFDVEGYREGRSLALQQKRTAGNVMDLISSDSVGSLPDRNVAEALARVPGVNIDVEAGEGRFVSIRGIEPTFNNVTLDGNTLAPPSVGGREGRATPLDVVGSGQVSQIEVIKSVTPDMDANALGGTVNIKSASGFDRDKRFIFGKVEVGQNSVADSTIVDTDVTYGDTFNDGTIGIALSANYSDRPYASEELQMNWGSDSSGPYPRQFELQPRSGTRTRYGINYNFEFRPDDMTQVYLRGIYNQFNDEYRQQEFIMEARRDPVRISPTLVQINRMRFEQRDFSREVDQTMLNVSGGMMKRFDNLKVSGDITYSFSQEDVPFIKSVQFRTGNLDYNASGGNPPPFEFEFGGFWPAYNDQNRYTSGEPERYPLRRFREEDSLVEETTWSPRVDFEWQYDNIGGYPGTFKAGAKYTTRNRFVNDNSVRPVNSSLNMATISPPGPGFSINDGRYTYPSNLDVDKAFVYLNSNRSDFTIDPIESASNSIEDDYDVDEDIIGLYLMGTVDFSEQLSMIYGVRYEKTNATLKAFEFQEGPDGGKVVPNEGEFDYDNVLPNLQFRYAVTPNSVLRFAFTGTIGRPQYEKASPIAVLEWDALPPDEILDPAYPNAGSLEIGNPELGPYESMNFDLAYEYYFQSGAMLSAGLFYKAIDNPIYQFSDEQDNVVYNGIPMERLSITSYRNADSATVSGLELNAVLPFSTFVSNSFLDGFGVDANATFINSSVDVIDRESDDLPFFRQPSRIYNLAFYFQKYGFSFRIAWNYQDESLRVLSSSAGSDEWAKPREYTDIQASYKINENFTVYANWQNIFDATNDQSFGPDSMLMKRSEYYGTNIRGGIRFLF; this comes from the coding sequence ATGAACACACGAAGCACCTCTCGCCTGTTTGCGCTCGGCGTTCTGGCACTGGCCACATGCCTGCCAAGTTACGCGGGCGATATCGTCGGACGCGTCAAGGACGCCAATACCGACGGCTACCTTCCTGGCGTTGACGTCAAAGTGACCGGGACAAACCGGACCGCCACCACCGACCGCGAAGGCCGTTTCCGGATCGGAAATCTGCCGGCGGGCAACTACAACGTCTCCGCGGAATTCATCGGCTATGACCCGGTCAGTCAGACGGTCAGCGTTCCCAATGTCGGAACAACCACCGCCGACATCACCCTGGGTTCGGAGGTCATCCAACTGGCCGAATTCGATGTTGAGGGCTACCGCGAGGGTCGTTCGCTCGCCCTTCAGCAGAAGCGCACTGCGGGAAACGTGATGGACCTGATTTCCTCCGACTCGGTGGGCTCGCTCCCTGATCGCAACGTCGCTGAAGCCCTCGCCCGCGTGCCCGGCGTCAATATCGATGTAGAAGCCGGTGAAGGCCGCTTCGTCAGCATCCGGGGCATCGAGCCGACCTTCAACAACGTGACCCTCGACGGCAATACCCTGGCTCCCCCCAGTGTCGGCGGACGTGAGGGCCGCGCGACCCCGCTGGACGTGGTCGGCTCCGGCCAGGTCAGCCAGATCGAAGTGATCAAATCCGTCACCCCCGACATGGATGCCAATGCCCTCGGCGGCACGGTCAACATCAAGAGTGCCAGCGGATTCGACCGCGACAAGCGGTTCATCTTCGGCAAGGTGGAAGTCGGCCAGAACAGCGTGGCCGACAGCACCATCGTCGACACGGACGTCACCTATGGCGACACCTTCAACGACGGGACCATCGGCATCGCCCTGTCGGCCAATTATTCCGACCGGCCCTACGCCTCGGAAGAACTGCAGATGAACTGGGGTTCGGATAGTAGTGGTCCCTACCCGAGGCAATTCGAACTCCAGCCCCGCTCCGGAACGCGCACCCGCTACGGCATCAATTACAACTTTGAGTTCCGGCCGGATGACATGACCCAGGTATACCTGCGGGGCATCTACAACCAGTTCAACGACGAGTACCGCCAGCAGGAGTTCATCATGGAGGCGCGTCGTGATCCGGTAAGGATTTCCCCCACCCTGGTCCAAATCAACCGCATGCGTTTCGAGCAGCGCGACTTCAGCCGCGAGGTCGACCAGACCATGCTCAATGTCAGCGGCGGCATGATGAAGCGCTTCGACAATCTGAAGGTCAGCGGCGACATCACCTACTCCTTTTCCCAGGAAGATGTGCCCTTCATCAAGTCCGTCCAGTTTCGGACGGGAAATCTCGACTACAACGCCTCAGGGGGCAACCCGCCGCCCTTTGAGTTCGAGTTCGGCGGATTCTGGCCGGCCTACAACGACCAGAACCGCTACACCAGCGGCGAGCCCGAGAGATACCCCCTCCGGCGCTTCCGCGAGGAAGATTCCCTGGTCGAGGAGACAACCTGGTCACCCCGGGTGGATTTTGAATGGCAGTACGACAATATCGGCGGCTACCCCGGCACCTTCAAGGCGGGCGCCAAGTACACGACCCGGAATCGATTCGTCAATGACAACTCGGTCCGCCCGGTCAACAGCAGCCTGAACATGGCGACCATCTCGCCTCCGGGCCCGGGCTTCTCGATCAATGACGGCCGCTACACCTACCCGTCCAATCTCGATGTCGACAAGGCCTTCGTCTACCTCAATTCCAATCGGAGCGATTTCACCATCGACCCGATCGAGTCCGCGTCGAACTCAATCGAGGATGACTACGATGTGGACGAGGACATCATCGGCCTCTACTTGATGGGCACGGTCGATTTCTCCGAGCAGCTCTCGATGATCTACGGAGTGCGTTATGAGAAAACCAACGCGACCCTGAAGGCCTTCGAGTTCCAGGAGGGTCCGGATGGGGGCAAAGTGGTGCCGAACGAAGGCGAGTTCGACTACGACAATGTCCTGCCGAACCTTCAGTTCCGCTATGCGGTCACCCCGAACTCCGTTCTGCGCTTTGCCTTTACCGGCACGATCGGTCGGCCGCAGTACGAGAAGGCCTCGCCGATCGCCGTGCTCGAGTGGGACGCACTGCCTCCGGATGAGATCCTCGATCCCGCCTACCCGAATGCCGGCAGCCTGGAGATCGGCAATCCGGAACTCGGGCCGTATGAATCGATGAACTTTGACCTGGCTTACGAGTACTACTTCCAGTCCGGAGCCATGCTCTCGGCCGGTCTCTTCTACAAGGCGATCGACAACCCGATCTACCAGTTCTCCGATGAACAGGACAACGTCGTCTACAACGGCATCCCGATGGAGAGGCTCAGCATCACCTCCTACCGGAATGCCGATTCGGCGACGGTCTCAGGGCTGGAACTCAATGCCGTCCTGCCCTTCAGCACCTTCGTCAGCAACAGCTTCCTCGATGGATTCGGGGTCGACGCCAACGCCACCTTCATCAATTCAAGCGTCGACGTGATTGACCGGGAAAGCGATGACCTTCCCTTCTTCCGTCAACCCTCCCGGATCTACAATCTGGCCTTCTACTTCCAGAAGTACGGGTTCTCCTTCCGCATTGCCTGGAACTATCAGGATGAGAGCCTTCGGGTCCTTTCCAGCAGTGCGGGCTCGGACGAGTGGGCTAAGCCGCGTGAATACACCGACATTCAGGCCAGCTACAAGATCAACGAGAACTTCACGGTCTACGCCAACTGGCAGAATATCTTCGATGCCACCAATGACCAGTCGTTCGGTCCGGACTCCATGCTCATGAAACGGTCCGAATACTACGGAACCAATATCCGCGGGGGTATTCGCTTCCTCTTCTAG
- a CDS encoding dihydrodipicolinate synthase family protein, translating into MNRTDPKALRGAVVVPLATPLLPDGQPDEVGLQSVLDHIVNGGCRGVLVLGTTGEAASMPPENRRRITEVACRSLKGRAGAFIGIGDNCRATSIAYGRHALEAGADAVVAHPPSYYQVGAEELEAHYLALADQIDGPLFIYNIPSTTHHSIPLDTVERLSHHPRIVGIKDSEPNLDRLTRLAGMFRDRPDFAVLCGAALHSARTMEAGALGFVPSAGNLVPRLCRQLSDAALDGDFEKARQLQGQMDEVTGIYGKEKNLGRILPHLKGAMHLLGFGSGAVLPPLLPLLPTELETVRARMKGQGLL; encoded by the coding sequence ATGAACCGCACCGATCCAAAGGCACTCCGCGGCGCCGTCGTCGTTCCCCTGGCCACTCCCCTGCTCCCCGACGGGCAACCCGACGAGGTCGGCCTCCAGAGCGTCCTTGACCATATCGTCAACGGCGGTTGCCGGGGCGTTCTCGTCCTCGGAACGACCGGAGAGGCCGCCTCGATGCCGCCCGAAAACCGCCGGCGCATTACCGAAGTCGCCTGCCGTTCCCTGAAGGGACGCGCGGGTGCCTTCATCGGGATTGGCGACAATTGCCGGGCGACTTCCATCGCCTACGGGAGGCACGCCCTGGAGGCCGGGGCCGACGCCGTCGTCGCCCATCCTCCTTCCTATTATCAGGTCGGGGCGGAAGAACTCGAAGCCCATTACCTCGCCCTCGCCGACCAGATTGATGGTCCGCTCTTCATCTACAACATACCAAGCACCACCCATCACTCCATTCCGCTCGATACGGTCGAAAGACTCAGCCACCACCCACGTATTGTCGGGATCAAGGACTCGGAGCCGAACCTCGACCGTTTGACCAGGCTGGCCGGCATGTTCCGGGATCGTCCGGATTTCGCGGTGCTCTGCGGCGCCGCCCTCCACAGCGCCCGCACAATGGAAGCGGGCGCTCTCGGCTTTGTCCCCAGCGCCGGCAACCTGGTTCCCCGGCTCTGCCGGCAACTCTCGGATGCCGCTCTCGATGGCGATTTCGAGAAAGCCCGCCAACTCCAGGGACAGATGGACGAGGTCACCGGCATCTACGGAAAGGAGAAGAACCTCGGTCGGATCCTCCCCCACTTGAAGGGCGCCATGCACCTTCTCGGGTTCGGCTCAGGCGCCGTCCTGCCGCCGCTCCTGCCGCTTTTGCCGACAGAGCTGGAGACCGTCCGCGCCAGAATGAAGGGGCAGGGCCTGCTCTAG
- a CDS encoding sulfatase, with the protein MPNDRSDRPNILIILIDDMGVHQLGCYGNTFYETPHLDRLAEQGIAFNQAYGTAPVCSPSRAGLYTGKHPARLHLTNYIPGTEPANARLSTPKWTPFLPAEEDTMGDHFKRAGYRTAHFGKWHLAVDYNYRPGRPTDPESHGFDRVVYTRKPKPDADPEADPHHIDELTDKVCRYLAEKDEAPFLCVLAHNAIHRPEMAPRALIEHFTAKPGSEKDCNRPVLAAMVSHLDTSIGRVVDALEASGHADSTIVVFTADHGAFGKSMEHKPLRGAKADLYEGGIRVPLIIRLPGSKPKARWLNFPTANTDLLPTLAELAGVSLPASPDDGQSLSPVFKQDQPPEPRDLFWHFPHYHHQGLAPCGAVRHGRYKLIEWFEGSIGTRPEQPRWELFDLGTDPYETNNLALRLPEVCADLRQRLEEWRRKVGAQAMVPNPNFDPDLIQAKPPPPPGDPVSPYES; encoded by the coding sequence ATGCCGAATGACAGATCAGACCGACCCAACATCCTTATCATCCTGATCGATGACATGGGTGTCCATCAGCTTGGTTGCTACGGCAACACCTTCTACGAGACCCCTCATCTCGACCGGCTCGCCGAGCAGGGGATCGCCTTCAACCAGGCCTACGGGACCGCCCCGGTCTGCTCGCCCTCCCGAGCCGGTCTCTACACCGGAAAGCATCCCGCCCGGCTCCACCTGACCAACTATATCCCGGGAACCGAGCCGGCCAATGCCCGGCTCTCGACACCGAAGTGGACCCCTTTTCTCCCGGCGGAGGAAGATACCATGGGCGACCATTTCAAGAGGGCCGGTTACCGAACGGCCCACTTCGGCAAATGGCATCTCGCGGTCGACTACAATTACCGACCGGGGCGACCGACCGACCCGGAATCCCACGGATTTGACCGGGTGGTCTACACCCGCAAGCCGAAACCCGATGCCGATCCGGAGGCCGATCCGCACCATATCGACGAACTGACCGACAAGGTCTGCCGGTATCTGGCCGAGAAAGACGAAGCCCCCTTTCTCTGCGTTCTCGCCCACAATGCCATCCACCGTCCTGAAATGGCACCCAGGGCCCTGATCGAGCACTTCACGGCCAAGCCGGGCTCGGAGAAAGACTGCAATCGCCCAGTTCTCGCCGCGATGGTCTCCCACCTCGACACCTCCATCGGACGTGTGGTCGATGCTCTCGAGGCCAGCGGACACGCCGACAGCACCATCGTGGTCTTCACCGCCGATCACGGAGCCTTCGGGAAATCAATGGAGCACAAGCCGCTCCGTGGAGCCAAGGCCGACCTCTACGAAGGGGGCATCCGTGTCCCACTGATCATCCGTCTGCCGGGTTCCAAACCCAAGGCCCGCTGGCTCAACTTCCCCACGGCGAATACCGACCTCCTGCCCACTCTCGCCGAGCTGGCCGGAGTATCCCTGCCGGCCAGCCCCGATGATGGGCAGAGCCTCTCACCTGTTTTCAAGCAAGACCAACCTCCGGAGCCCAGGGACCTCTTCTGGCATTTTCCTCACTACCACCATCAGGGCCTTGCGCCCTGCGGGGCCGTTCGTCACGGCCGCTACAAGCTCATCGAGTGGTTCGAGGGCAGTATCGGGACGAGGCCCGAGCAACCCAGGTGGGAACTCTTCGACCTGGGCACCGACCCCTACGAAACCAACAACCTTGCCCTGCGGTTGCCCGAGGTCTGCGCCGATCTCCGGCAGCGGCTGGAGGAATGGCGGAGAAAGGTCGGCGCCCAAGCCATGGTCCCCAATCCGAACTTTGATCCCGACCTGATCCAGGCCAAACCACCCCCTCCGCCGGGTGATCCGGTCAGCCCCTACGAATCGTGA
- a CDS encoding four-carbon acid sugar kinase family protein: MKSPPQRCFIADDLSGALEVGGLFHDRGNRVRLVLDPDTPVGGTAGHIIGYDLNTRPTGPVQAYGIVRHSVTAIRERKDRLIYKKIDSTLRGWIGEEIRGVLDAHPESIVLFCPANPAVGRTVRDGRLFVDNVSVEQTPFNRDPAFPITDARLEAHFPPELRNRLRLCPLSIVRSSQADLSIWVNQALQDGARVLGFDASSHADLAAIVRTGETIDRPVLLCGSGALAGAMRHPDAMAPSSSSTQTSPPVPSTHRGIGFLMGSAHPRTRDQLALLQKNRSIEMLSFDPEQPASWSRTIGDFYARLERKPVAVVPGSTSGPRQDSAAAIQRFYRNLAEPDENRRFPGRLFVTGGETARTICEAAGFDHLDLAGSLEPGVAVSTAERSTEATEDAGPFTLVTKPGGFGGPDTLVSCYDYLTG; this comes from the coding sequence ATGAAATCCCCACCTCAACGCTGCTTCATCGCGGATGACCTGAGCGGTGCCCTTGAGGTCGGCGGTCTCTTCCACGACCGGGGGAACCGCGTCCGGTTGGTCCTGGATCCGGATACGCCGGTCGGTGGAACCGCCGGGCATATCATCGGATACGATCTCAACACCCGACCGACCGGACCGGTCCAGGCCTATGGAATCGTCCGCCATAGTGTGACCGCGATCCGCGAGCGGAAGGATCGTCTCATCTACAAGAAGATCGACTCGACCCTGCGGGGATGGATTGGCGAGGAAATCCGCGGAGTGCTCGATGCCCATCCCGAAAGCATCGTTCTTTTCTGTCCGGCCAATCCTGCAGTCGGGCGGACCGTCCGGGACGGTCGACTCTTCGTCGACAATGTCTCCGTTGAGCAGACTCCGTTCAATCGCGACCCCGCCTTCCCGATCACCGATGCACGCCTGGAGGCTCATTTCCCACCCGAACTCAGGAACCGGCTGCGTCTCTGCCCGCTTTCAATCGTCCGCTCGTCGCAGGCGGATCTGTCCATCTGGGTGAACCAGGCTCTCCAGGACGGCGCACGCGTGCTCGGTTTCGACGCGTCTTCCCATGCCGACCTCGCTGCGATTGTCCGGACCGGAGAAACCATCGACCGCCCGGTTCTTCTCTGTGGGTCCGGTGCCCTGGCCGGGGCGATGCGCCACCCGGACGCAATGGCGCCTTCATCTTCATCAACCCAGACATCACCTCCCGTCCCATCGACGCACCGGGGCATCGGTTTTCTCATGGGAAGCGCCCATCCCCGAACCCGCGATCAACTCGCCCTCCTCCAGAAAAACCGGTCCATCGAAATGCTGTCGTTCGACCCGGAGCAGCCGGCATCCTGGTCCCGCACGATCGGTGATTTCTATGCCCGGCTTGAGCGGAAACCGGTCGCCGTCGTTCCCGGTTCCACCTCGGGTCCGCGTCAGGATAGCGCGGCGGCCATTCAGCGATTCTACCGTAACCTGGCAGAACCAGACGAAAACCGGAGGTTTCCCGGTCGACTGTTTGTCACCGGAGGGGAAACCGCACGGACTATCTGCGAGGCAGCCGGATTTGATCACCTCGATCTGGCCGGGAGCCTCGAACCCGGAGTCGCCGTCTCCACTGCGGAACGCTCAACGGAAGCAACCGAAGACGCCGGTCCGTTCACCTTGGTCACCAAGCCGGGCGGATTCGGAGGACCCGATACGCTGGTTTCGTGTTACGATTACCTGACAGGTTGA